The following are encoded together in the Sphingobium sp. CAP-1 genome:
- the soxR gene encoding redox-sensitive transcriptional activator SoxR yields MTVDKTRPLSVGAIAQRSGVAVSTIHFYEAKGLIKGERTAGNQRRYPRSVLRRIAIIRTAQYVGLSLSELKDFLDRIPEGPVTSTDWRRLSAEWSTLLNERIASLMRLRDRLETCIGCGCMSLTDCPLRNPEDRLGAVGSGPQLLLVNFAREPRDDEDSPVHFRTKRRSLAAVKSTLDVNQDTKGNDDS; encoded by the coding sequence ATGACTGTTGACAAAACACGTCCTCTATCTGTTGGCGCCATCGCGCAACGTAGCGGAGTCGCGGTTTCGACGATCCATTTCTACGAGGCGAAAGGCCTCATCAAGGGCGAGCGCACAGCCGGCAATCAAAGGCGGTATCCTCGATCCGTATTGAGACGGATCGCCATTATCAGAACCGCCCAATATGTCGGGCTTTCGCTCTCCGAACTAAAGGATTTTCTTGACCGGATTCCAGAGGGGCCGGTTACGTCAACGGATTGGCGTCGGCTCAGTGCCGAGTGGAGTACGCTATTGAACGAGCGGATAGCTAGTCTCATGAGGCTGCGTGACCGCCTCGAAACCTGCATTGGATGCGGCTGTATGTCCCTCACCGACTGCCCCTTGCGAAACCCCGAAGACAGGTTGGGCGCAGTTGGGTCAGGCCCTCAGCTCCTCTTGGTGAATTTCGCTCGTGAACCTCGTGATGATGAAGATAGCCCCGTTCATTTTCGCACCAAACGTCGCTCCTTGGCGGCGGTCAAATCCACTCTTGACGTTAACCAAGACACAAAAGGGAACGATGACTCATAG
- a CDS encoding AAA family ATPase — protein sequence MDARRNPFAPGAGTRPPELAGRDALLERNAVALDRIRAGRAARPSVLYGLRGVGKTVLLTTMRDAAEGEGMAIVAIEAPENRSLPGILVPALRATLLRLDRMKQASDGVKRALRALAGFAKLKVKYDDLEVGLDFDVEPGLADSGDLEADLADLLVAIGEAAREKGSAVVLVIDELQYVPEEQLAALISALHRASQKQLPITMIAAGLPQLVGQMGRAKSYAERLFEFVSVGPLDDHAARDAIRLPIEREGEAVDDAALDAICEQTQGYPYFLQEWGKHSWDAAEASPITQDDVAAATRSALAELDASFFRVRFDRLTPAEKRYLRAMATLGTGPHRSGDVADALHVKVSSVAPTRNSLIAKGMLYSPAHGDTAFTVPLFDAFMRRVMPEG from the coding sequence ATGGATGCTCGTCGTAACCCCTTCGCGCCTGGCGCCGGCACTCGCCCTCCAGAGTTGGCGGGGCGAGATGCGTTGCTTGAACGCAACGCGGTCGCGCTCGACCGAATCCGCGCGGGGCGCGCGGCACGCCCGAGCGTCCTCTATGGACTGCGCGGTGTAGGCAAGACCGTTCTGCTCACGACGATGCGTGACGCAGCCGAGGGGGAGGGCATGGCTATCGTCGCCATCGAGGCTCCCGAGAACCGTTCGCTCCCCGGCATCCTCGTGCCTGCCCTTCGGGCGACGCTGCTGAGGCTCGATCGCATGAAGCAAGCTTCGGACGGCGTTAAGCGCGCGCTTCGCGCGCTGGCCGGGTTCGCAAAGCTCAAGGTCAAATATGACGATCTCGAAGTGGGACTCGATTTCGACGTCGAGCCGGGCCTGGCCGACAGCGGCGACCTTGAAGCTGATCTCGCCGATCTGTTGGTTGCAATCGGCGAGGCGGCGCGAGAGAAGGGGTCAGCTGTGGTACTCGTCATCGACGAGCTCCAATATGTGCCTGAAGAGCAATTGGCCGCATTGATCAGTGCGCTCCACCGGGCCAGCCAGAAGCAGCTTCCCATTACAATGATCGCCGCTGGCTTGCCGCAACTCGTTGGGCAGATGGGCCGGGCCAAGTCCTATGCGGAGCGACTTTTCGAGTTCGTCTCCGTCGGACCGCTCGATGATCACGCCGCGCGCGATGCCATTCGGCTTCCAATCGAGCGGGAAGGCGAAGCTGTCGATGATGCGGCGTTGGACGCGATCTGCGAGCAGACCCAAGGTTACCCTTATTTCCTCCAGGAGTGGGGAAAGCATAGCTGGGATGCAGCTGAGGCGTCGCCGATCACCCAAGACGATGTTGCGGCGGCAACGCGTAGCGCGCTCGCGGAACTTGACGCCAGCTTTTTCCGCGTTCGGTTCGATCGTCTGACCCCTGCCGAGAAGCGCTATCTGCGCGCCATGGCCACTTTGGGCACTGGACCGCACAGGTCGGGAGATGTTGCCGATGCCTTGCACGTGAAGGTTTCAAGCGTGGCGCCGACGCGAAACAGCCTGATCGCGAAAGGAATGCTCTATAGTCCCGCGCATGGAGATACAGCGTTCACCGTGCCCCTGTTCGATGCATTCATGCGAAGAGTGATGCCGGAAGGATGA
- a CDS encoding conjugal transfer protein TraG N-terminal domain-containing protein, with amino-acid sequence MLEVFTVGGGEYLVNVFNAVAAWSGGGGYRSLLRVVMVMGLIYSLLVVAFTLNYKAWMNWFLQATAIYLCLMVPTVSIKVTDRINPSLAPSTIDNVPMGLGVLASFTTQVGDWLTRTAETVFVMPSELNYSSNGMVYGARLFDATRNFVVRDAEFSTNLENHFKNCVFGDVMLYQKSLTNLAKAPDLWAAIGPGSEARSQEWLERQGDGTVQNFIITCRQAYQALDAQWAPMIEANAPIWGKEVYPRLSNALAADKLKHDVPIANTAFTGSGSNFTETMRQNTAINAFMQARNSMAGGAGAAAIDTFAQTRADIQARNTYNSIAQQAMAWVPILNIVLTVVFFAMFPVIFPLFLMPQTGVGTLKGYAMGFFYLAAWGPLYVILHMICMTRAESAANGVAGGGVTLGSYAGIGAVNGETATIAGFMLMSVPFLAAGLARGAMSIAGQSMSMLAPAQNAAEAAALEQTTGNYSYGNVSWANSTSNMRQADQWTTAPSYMSGAPSMGWRQDNGAMINGFGNGQDVFDTSGAISRLGFTPTMTTGSVAEWREMASEAHRQSQAYENAAAEVLTATHANRSAFGTSTERSSGWDSSSGRQANTSVDQFDRRTGSSTQGLEERDTISQGQRISQGHDRQAQTSDQISGVVSAGTGRQTAGGSGGRGGILGRLPGIGGSVSKSGSQTDALRHATDETRGSDSANTSSSGVRDEHSSGSGASMSDGTYSRSGSFSRASATSSASASTEDSLALAKSYSETARRLEELSQQLSRDASYAETHGMQLSENLSQDLAQWYRRQQVENPGLDAPELWATDLTDQQRLVRQEMITRWMHDKQDGIRAEIAGRLHDPDLVDVNRPSVGNEADVRASYRPHGPGRLPAGPGGGGDVGAAAIIEAGKAELGGDRAAAQTMRGQRVQGAADLEQEVNRDHDRGFFQDPKLRE; translated from the coding sequence ATGCTGGAGGTCTTCACGGTCGGGGGCGGCGAGTATCTCGTAAACGTGTTCAACGCCGTCGCTGCCTGGTCAGGGGGAGGGGGCTACCGCTCGCTCCTGCGGGTCGTGATGGTGATGGGCCTCATCTACTCGCTGCTCGTTGTCGCCTTCACGCTTAACTACAAGGCGTGGATGAACTGGTTCCTCCAGGCGACGGCGATCTATCTTTGCCTGATGGTGCCCACGGTGAGCATCAAGGTGACCGACCGGATCAACCCGAGCCTCGCGCCATCGACTATCGACAATGTGCCGATGGGCCTGGGTGTGCTGGCGAGCTTTACGACGCAGGTCGGGGATTGGCTGACGCGGACGGCCGAGACGGTGTTCGTCATGCCCAGCGAGCTCAATTATTCGAGCAATGGCATGGTCTATGGCGCGCGCCTGTTCGACGCGACCCGCAATTTCGTTGTTCGCGACGCGGAGTTCTCGACCAACCTCGAAAACCATTTCAAGAACTGCGTGTTCGGCGACGTGATGCTCTATCAGAAGTCGCTCACGAACCTCGCCAAGGCGCCCGACCTGTGGGCCGCGATCGGGCCGGGCTCGGAAGCGCGCTCGCAGGAATGGCTGGAGCGCCAGGGCGACGGCACCGTTCAGAACTTCATCATCACCTGCCGCCAGGCCTACCAGGCGCTCGACGCGCAATGGGCGCCGATGATCGAGGCCAATGCTCCGATCTGGGGTAAGGAGGTCTATCCCAGGCTCAGCAACGCCCTGGCCGCCGACAAGCTCAAGCATGACGTGCCGATCGCGAACACGGCGTTCACCGGATCGGGGAGCAATTTCACCGAAACGATGCGGCAGAACACAGCGATCAACGCCTTCATGCAAGCACGCAACAGCATGGCTGGTGGGGCAGGCGCGGCCGCGATAGACACCTTCGCCCAGACGCGCGCCGACATCCAGGCGCGCAACACCTATAATTCGATTGCCCAGCAGGCGATGGCCTGGGTGCCGATCCTCAACATCGTCCTGACCGTCGTCTTCTTCGCGATGTTCCCAGTCATCTTCCCGCTGTTCCTCATGCCCCAGACGGGGGTTGGCACGCTCAAGGGCTATGCCATGGGCTTCTTCTACCTGGCTGCCTGGGGCCCGCTCTATGTCATCCTCCACATGATCTGCATGACAAGGGCGGAATCCGCGGCGAACGGCGTGGCCGGGGGAGGCGTGACGCTTGGAAGTTATGCCGGCATCGGCGCGGTCAACGGCGAGACGGCGACGATCGCCGGCTTCATGCTGATGAGCGTGCCTTTCCTCGCGGCCGGTCTTGCTCGCGGCGCGATGTCGATTGCTGGCCAGTCCATGTCGATGCTGGCGCCGGCGCAGAACGCGGCGGAGGCCGCCGCGCTCGAGCAGACCACCGGAAACTACTCCTATGGCAATGTGAGCTGGGCGAACTCGACTTCGAATATGCGGCAGGCCGATCAGTGGACCACGGCGCCGAGCTATATGAGCGGCGCCCCGAGCATGGGCTGGCGCCAGGATAATGGCGCGATGATCAACGGCTTTGGCAATGGTCAGGACGTCTTCGACACGTCGGGGGCCATTTCGCGCCTCGGCTTCACCCCTACCATGACGACCGGGTCGGTCGCGGAATGGCGGGAGATGGCGAGCGAGGCGCACCGACAGTCGCAGGCTTATGAGAATGCCGCGGCCGAGGTCCTGACCGCTACGCATGCCAACCGCAGTGCATTCGGCACCTCGACCGAGCGGTCGTCCGGCTGGGATTCGAGCAGCGGCCGGCAGGCGAACACGTCCGTCGATCAATTCGACCGGCGGACCGGGAGCAGCACGCAGGGTCTGGAGGAACGGGATACGATCTCTCAAGGTCAGCGAATATCTCAGGGCCATGATCGTCAGGCGCAGACGAGCGACCAGATCTCCGGGGTGGTGTCCGCAGGAACGGGACGGCAGACGGCTGGAGGGTCGGGCGGTCGCGGAGGAATTTTGGGCCGCCTTCCCGGCATTGGCGGCAGCGTATCGAAATCAGGGTCTCAGACAGATGCGCTAAGGCATGCGACTGACGAAACCCGCGGCAGCGACAGCGCCAACACATCCTCGAGTGGCGTGCGTGACGAACATTCGAGCGGAAGCGGCGCCTCGATGTCCGATGGGACCTATTCGCGCAGCGGTAGCTTCAGCCGGGCATCCGCCACATCATCGGCGTCGGCGAGTACGGAGGATTCTCTGGCGCTGGCAAAGTCGTACTCTGAGACGGCCCGGCGCCTTGAGGAGCTTTCCCAGCAGCTGTCACGCGACGCCAGCTATGCCGAGACGCATGGCATGCAGCTCAGCGAGAATCTGAGCCAGGATCTTGCGCAATGGTATCGCCGCCAACAGGTCGAAAATCCGGGGCTTGACGCGCCCGAGCTTTGGGCAACCGATCTCACAGACCAGCAGCGGCTTGTGCGCCAGGAGATGATCACGCGCTGGATGCATGACAAGCAGGATGGCATCCGGGCGGAGATTGCGGGGCGCCTCCACGATCCGGACCTGGTCGATGTCAATCGGCCGAGCGTGGGGAACGAGGCGGATGTCAGGGCCTCCTACCGGCCGCATGGTCCTGGGCGGCTGCCCGCCGGTCCTGGCGGCGGCGGGGATGTCGGCGCCGCTGCGATCATCGAGGCCGGCAAGGCAGAGCTGGGGGGCGACCGCGCTGCGGCGCAGACGATGCGAGGGCAGCGGGTTCAAGGGGCCGCTGATCTTGAGCAGGAGGTGAACCGCGACCACGATCGCGGATTCTTCCAAGACCCCAAGCTTCGCGAATAG
- a CDS encoding conjugal transfer protein TraH, with protein sequence MMAALNFSIVGVARADVASEMNNFFSDAGGAANVTGPSAYQGQSAGYYSLGNVWTRFPQKSVQPFNLQLPSARAGCGGIDLFSGSFSFINASEIVAMLKATANNALGFAFKLAIDSVSPEIGKVMDEFSQKAQLLNQMNISSCETAQALVGGIWPQMDSTRATICEAVGNSQGVFSDWAASRQGCNNGNRRDSTIAGNTDASMKDQLVGEPHNYTWEALKKSAKFGAFDQSFSEYIMTLVGTVVTTPSTDPSVGGKVVMFGPAEDAVVTALLDGTADAPPVKMLKCNDENCYDVGEQTLSVPASSALRPRIATMIKSMSDKIRSDTPLNAAEKQLLNLATVPIYKILAVQAYAHYALTDGEIQTLSEIVAVDLLSAMLDNMLDRVEQAKVHYQTFDQETATQWKQQIAATRAKFSQRDVRLNNKLQVTMQIINRSIMLESTLQNSMTPGMASALNFSRGLNAQGLN encoded by the coding sequence ATGATGGCCGCGCTCAATTTTTCCATCGTCGGGGTCGCGCGCGCCGACGTCGCGTCCGAGATGAACAACTTCTTCTCCGACGCGGGCGGCGCTGCCAACGTGACCGGCCCCTCGGCCTATCAGGGTCAGTCGGCCGGCTATTACTCTCTCGGCAATGTCTGGACGCGTTTCCCGCAGAAGAGCGTGCAGCCGTTCAATCTTCAGCTTCCGAGCGCCCGTGCGGGCTGCGGCGGCATCGACCTGTTTTCTGGAAGCTTCTCCTTCATCAATGCGTCCGAGATCGTGGCGATGCTGAAGGCGACGGCCAACAACGCGCTTGGGTTCGCCTTCAAGCTGGCCATCGATTCCGTCTCGCCCGAGATCGGTAAGGTCATGGACGAGTTCAGCCAGAAGGCGCAGCTCCTCAACCAGATGAACATCTCCAGCTGCGAGACCGCTCAGGCGCTGGTCGGCGGAATCTGGCCCCAGATGGATTCGACCCGGGCGACCATTTGCGAGGCGGTCGGCAACAGCCAGGGCGTCTTTTCCGACTGGGCCGCCTCGCGTCAGGGCTGCAACAACGGCAATCGGCGGGATTCGACAATCGCCGGGAACACCGATGCGTCGATGAAGGACCAGCTGGTCGGCGAACCGCACAACTATACCTGGGAGGCGCTGAAGAAGTCCGCCAAGTTCGGGGCGTTCGACCAGTCCTTCTCCGAATATATCATGACGCTCGTTGGTACGGTCGTGACGACGCCGTCGACGGACCCGAGCGTTGGCGGCAAGGTGGTGATGTTCGGTCCGGCGGAAGACGCCGTCGTCACTGCGCTGCTCGACGGCACGGCGGACGCGCCGCCGGTCAAGATGCTGAAGTGCAACGACGAGAATTGCTACGATGTCGGCGAACAGACCCTGTCGGTCCCGGCATCGTCGGCGCTGCGCCCGCGGATCGCCACGATGATCAAGTCGATGAGCGACAAGATCCGGTCGGACACGCCGCTCAACGCCGCCGAAAAGCAGCTCCTCAACCTCGCGACCGTGCCGATCTACAAGATCCTCGCCGTGCAGGCCTATGCCCACTATGCGCTGACCGACGGCGAGATCCAGACGCTGTCCGAGATTGTGGCCGTCGACCTGCTCTCTGCCATGCTCGACAATATGCTGGACCGGGTCGAGCAGGCGAAGGTTCACTACCAGACCTTCGACCAGGAGACCGCGACGCAGTGGAAGCAACAGATCGCGGCCACGCGCGCCAAGTTCAGCCAGCGGGATGTCCGTCTCAACAACAAACTGCAGGTGACGATGCAGATCATCAACCGCAGCATCATGCTGGAGTCTACCCTGCAGAACTCGATGACGCCGGGGATGGCGTCCGCGCTCAACTTCTCGCGCGGGCTGAACGCCCAAGGTCTGAATTAG
- a CDS encoding conjugal transfer protein TraF, with amino-acid sequence MSPVAKLSMLLALSIGTAAPLLAQDAPPSRDTIEQNRPDAFYCGERKLGQWFYCDKPRPLPREAQPSPPPSAVDRMAAITKQLDELKAKAILEPTEENVIAYVRFQREQLDRASTFSDVWQRALWQNPDIDYTLQRPVSTVGKRAWLDNRKADRDAVLTNLGQRYGLFYFFAQSCGACELFAPILRSVTDSHRMAVMAVSMDGGPSRDFPEHVVDSGQRARMGVPGNETPALVLFDTVTKRTIPVGYGILSADEIMDRIFTLTNTKVGSDY; translated from the coding sequence ATGTCCCCCGTCGCTAAACTCTCGATGCTGCTCGCCCTGTCGATTGGGACTGCTGCTCCCCTGTTGGCGCAGGATGCGCCGCCGTCACGCGACACGATCGAGCAGAACCGGCCGGATGCTTTCTACTGCGGCGAGCGGAAGCTCGGACAATGGTTCTATTGCGACAAGCCCAGACCCTTGCCGCGCGAGGCGCAACCGTCGCCGCCGCCGAGCGCGGTCGACCGGATGGCGGCGATCACGAAGCAGCTCGACGAATTGAAGGCCAAGGCGATCCTGGAGCCGACCGAAGAGAACGTCATCGCCTACGTCCGCTTCCAGCGCGAGCAGCTCGACCGCGCCTCGACTTTCTCCGACGTGTGGCAGCGCGCGCTCTGGCAGAACCCCGACATCGACTACACGTTGCAAAGGCCCGTCTCGACGGTCGGCAAGCGTGCCTGGCTCGACAATCGAAAGGCCGATCGCGACGCGGTCCTGACCAACCTGGGGCAGCGCTACGGGCTGTTCTACTTCTTCGCGCAGAGCTGCGGCGCCTGTGAGCTGTTCGCCCCGATCCTTCGCTCGGTGACCGACAGCCACCGGATGGCGGTCATGGCCGTATCGATGGACGGGGGGCCGAGCCGCGATTTTCCGGAACATGTCGTCGATTCCGGGCAGCGGGCGCGCATGGGCGTGCCGGGCAATGAGACACCGGCGCTGGTCCTCTTCGACACGGTGACCAAACGGACCATTCCGGTTGGATACGGCATCCTGAGCGCCGATGAGATCATGGATCGCATCTTCACGCTCACGAACACGAAAGTGGGGAGCGATTACTGA
- a CDS encoding conjugal transfer protein TraN, whose protein sequence is MRAYLVLAALFGVVMASSPALAQMTLDEARQEGKALGTEKRNDSTLVPSSDAQAAAVPGYSGTSLPEGSYFDDPGKLESDAQAAKSSNEQYRITTDADHSRATFSNSEILATTARATSVENDPSTYLAGEEMGGTKGTCVPLPAAPGSAGYYEASCNAGSKVTTEARTCNVSLDVHTEKRTIYTYYTGRLSFLPTDGGPYPARAAFDDEIATGICWESRPIDYCDNMSAYGYTAAPTCKSLGHTAVEVKCTAEAQGITPGEYHPGYVLSTGNYWLTKQEEPAVPVITRNEGLCAANAGDPNCTLETEVCTSSDPVTRIVDGVPVTQPCWAWQRTYQCHRISTANDCGDLEANGSCTYLRTECLDEEPDGGPCKVENRVYRCPTPSGGTSDAPQYICGDDVYCINGDCEPIVREASTEFKDALVALHAIDQAGKEFNEADLRVFSGTRETCHKPVFGLINCCAGKTSGLLTVGAGAAALAGGPAAIAALATPFLVLFACSQDEMRLDIKDRMGLCHNLGTYCSSSFLGICSTRRTAYCCFESKLSRILQEQGRVQLGKPWGAPKKEQCIGFTIDEFSRLDLSVMDFTEVYADFMDAAKLPDEVQTMTEIQQKIQNYYDLHGK, encoded by the coding sequence ATGAGGGCGTATCTCGTCCTGGCTGCGCTCTTCGGCGTCGTTATGGCGAGTTCGCCCGCGCTTGCCCAGATGACGCTCGACGAGGCGCGCCAGGAGGGGAAGGCGCTGGGTACGGAGAAGCGCAACGATTCCACGCTGGTGCCGTCCAGCGATGCGCAAGCCGCCGCGGTCCCCGGCTATTCCGGCACGAGCTTGCCCGAAGGATCCTATTTCGACGATCCCGGTAAGCTTGAGTCCGACGCCCAGGCGGCCAAGTCGTCCAACGAGCAATATCGCATCACCACCGATGCCGATCACAGCCGGGCCACGTTCAGCAATTCCGAGATCCTCGCGACCACGGCGCGCGCGACATCGGTCGAAAACGATCCCTCGACCTATCTCGCTGGCGAGGAAATGGGCGGCACCAAGGGCACATGCGTGCCGCTGCCCGCCGCGCCGGGGAGCGCGGGCTATTATGAGGCGAGTTGCAACGCCGGCAGCAAGGTCACCACGGAAGCCCGGACCTGCAACGTCAGCCTTGACGTTCACACCGAGAAGCGGACGATCTACACCTATTACACGGGTCGGTTGAGCTTCCTGCCGACAGATGGCGGGCCCTATCCCGCCCGCGCGGCTTTTGACGACGAGATCGCCACCGGCATCTGCTGGGAAAGCCGCCCGATCGACTATTGCGACAATATGAGCGCCTATGGATATACTGCGGCGCCGACCTGCAAAAGCCTTGGCCACACCGCCGTCGAGGTCAAATGCACCGCCGAGGCCCAGGGGATCACGCCGGGCGAGTATCATCCGGGCTATGTGCTCTCGACCGGCAATTACTGGCTCACGAAGCAGGAAGAACCGGCCGTGCCGGTCATCACGCGCAACGAGGGGCTATGCGCCGCCAATGCCGGCGACCCGAACTGCACGCTCGAGACCGAAGTGTGCACGTCGAGCGACCCGGTCACCCGGATCGTCGACGGCGTTCCTGTCACCCAGCCCTGCTGGGCCTGGCAGCGGACCTATCAATGCCACCGGATCTCAACAGCCAATGACTGCGGTGATCTCGAGGCGAACGGGAGCTGCACCTATCTGCGCACAGAATGCCTTGACGAGGAGCCTGATGGCGGGCCCTGCAAAGTCGAGAACCGCGTCTACAGGTGCCCGACGCCTTCCGGAGGCACGAGCGATGCGCCGCAATATATCTGCGGCGACGACGTCTATTGCATCAACGGCGACTGCGAGCCGATCGTTCGCGAAGCGTCGACCGAGTTCAAGGACGCGCTCGTTGCGCTGCATGCGATCGACCAGGCGGGCAAGGAGTTCAACGAAGCCGATCTCCGGGTCTTCAGCGGCACGCGCGAGACCTGCCACAAGCCGGTGTTCGGCCTTATCAACTGCTGTGCGGGCAAGACGTCGGGTTTGTTGACGGTCGGCGCTGGCGCGGCTGCGCTGGCGGGCGGTCCCGCGGCGATCGCCGCGCTCGCGACCCCCTTCCTGGTCCTTTTCGCATGTTCACAGGACGAGATGAGGCTCGACATCAAGGACCGGATGGGCCTGTGCCATAATCTCGGCACCTATTGCTCGTCGAGTTTCCTCGGCATCTGCAGCACGCGGCGCACCGCTTATTGCTGCTTCGAGAGCAAGCTCTCCCGCATCCTCCAGGAGCAGGGCCGTGTGCAGCTCGGCAAGCCGTGGGGGGCGCCGAAAAAGGAACAGTGCATTGGCTTCACGATCGACGAGTTCTCGCGGCTCGACCTGTCGGTAATGGATTTCACCGAGGTTTATGCGGACTTCATGGATGCGGCCAAGCTGCCGGACGAAGTCCAGACCATGACCGAAATCCAGCAGAAAATTCAGAACTACTACGACCTCCACGGCAAGTGA
- the trbC gene encoding type-F conjugative transfer system pilin assembly protein TrbC encodes MRKYLWGFAAILGLASVTALLAQTVDGIDVQAIKQRSADLQADAEAFVNHVKDRGDAFREDAQTVRDAGMENMQRVAKSDLPKGPAGPVDFDEIVAGAASNATAGKGEAPQFIVFASLSMPPQSLQKLIGDTARAGGVVVFRGFPNNSMKEFATSLGKIIDRQDDFANVGIDPRLFRAFDVQAVPTYVSVSSDFDLCAGFSCQTKLPPYDRLVGNVSVEYALEQFADGNGPGARVAAVGLANMRKAHP; translated from the coding sequence ATGCGCAAATACCTCTGGGGCTTCGCAGCGATCCTTGGCTTGGCGAGCGTGACGGCCTTGCTCGCGCAGACCGTCGACGGGATCGACGTCCAGGCGATCAAGCAGCGTTCGGCGGACCTACAGGCGGATGCCGAGGCTTTCGTCAACCATGTGAAGGATAGGGGCGACGCCTTCCGCGAGGACGCGCAGACCGTTCGCGACGCTGGCATGGAGAACATGCAGCGGGTCGCCAAGAGCGATCTGCCCAAGGGACCGGCAGGCCCCGTCGATTTCGACGAGATCGTGGCCGGTGCCGCGTCGAACGCGACGGCAGGGAAGGGCGAGGCGCCCCAGTTCATCGTCTTCGCGAGCCTGTCGATGCCACCGCAGTCGCTGCAGAAGCTGATCGGCGACACGGCCAGGGCCGGCGGGGTGGTCGTGTTCCGCGGCTTCCCCAACAATTCGATGAAGGAGTTCGCCACGAGCCTTGGCAAGATCATCGACCGGCAGGACGATTTCGCCAATGTCGGCATCGATCCGCGGCTGTTCCGCGCTTTCGATGTCCAGGCAGTGCCGACATACGTCAGTGTCTCGTCGGACTTCGATCTTTGCGCCGGCTTCTCCTGCCAGACCAAGCTGCCGCCCTATGATCGGCTCGTCGGCAACGTCTCGGTCGAATATGCGCTCGAGCAGTTCGCGGACGGTAATGGCCCGGGCGCACGGGTCGCAGCGGTTGGCCTCGCCAACATGCGCAAGGCCCATCCATGA
- the traU gene encoding conjugal transfer pilus assembly protein TraU, producing the protein MRGFRSALRLLVMALAAFFLAPSAQAAGPTCHGKFVNPITDVCWSCLFPLSVGGLKIWPSGRPDTSNPASPICFCGSPLPRIGISVGFWEPVRLADVTMKPWCFPNLGGVRIAPGFDIGQGYLAGPSMVGGRSQSTAKWHVHWYVYPLLYWMEILTDFVCFEQASFDIAYMTEVDPLWQDDSLTALINPEAVVFANPIAQVACAGDCIAGTVHLPLDPLFWCAGCQGSMYPLNGNVPSSIGHVQSSRLALSRFAYKMHREALAWGTMGSAGLCKKYLMPIMRKQQYRFQMVNPIPTVSGRFACSTIGASTMPPDAGRAYPAAGEDMGYLVWRKRNCCVL; encoded by the coding sequence ATGCGCGGCTTTCGATCAGCTCTGCGGCTTCTCGTCATGGCGCTGGCAGCCTTCTTTCTGGCGCCGAGCGCACAGGCGGCAGGGCCGACCTGTCACGGGAAGTTCGTCAATCCGATCACCGACGTGTGTTGGTCTTGCCTGTTCCCACTCTCGGTCGGCGGCCTCAAGATCTGGCCGAGCGGCCGGCCGGATACGAGCAATCCCGCTTCCCCGATCTGCTTTTGTGGCAGCCCGCTTCCCAGGATCGGCATCTCGGTCGGCTTCTGGGAGCCGGTGCGGCTCGCGGACGTCACAATGAAGCCCTGGTGCTTTCCTAATCTCGGGGGTGTGCGCATCGCGCCGGGGTTCGACATCGGCCAGGGCTATCTGGCCGGCCCCTCGATGGTGGGCGGCCGCTCGCAGAGCACGGCCAAATGGCACGTGCACTGGTACGTCTATCCGCTGCTCTACTGGATGGAGATCCTGACCGACTTCGTCTGCTTCGAGCAGGCGAGCTTCGACATCGCCTATATGACCGAGGTCGATCCGCTCTGGCAGGACGATAGTCTGACGGCGCTGATCAATCCGGAAGCCGTCGTCTTCGCTAACCCGATCGCCCAGGTCGCCTGCGCCGGCGACTGCATCGCCGGGACCGTCCACCTGCCGCTCGATCCGCTGTTCTGGTGTGCGGGGTGCCAGGGCAGCATGTATCCGCTCAACGGCAACGTGCCGTCCTCGATCGGCCATGTTCAGTCCTCGCGGCTCGCACTGTCGCGCTTCGCCTACAAGATGCACCGCGAAGCTCTTGCCTGGGGGACGATGGGCTCGGCCGGGCTCTGCAAGAAGTACCTCATGCCGATCATGCGCAAGCAGCAATACCGCTTCCAGATGGTCAATCCGATCCCCACCGTGAGCGGCCGCTTCGCCTGCTCCACGATCGGGGCATCCACCATGCCGCCTGACGCAGGTCGCGCCTATCCCGCCGCCGGCGAGGACATGGGCTACCTCGTCTGGCGCAAACGCAATTGCTGCGTGCTGTAG